The following are from one region of the Rhodanobacter sp. LX-99 genome:
- the flgG gene encoding flagellar basal-body rod protein FlgG, protein MFSSLWVAKTGLDAQQTRMDVISNNLANANTTGYKSARASFQDLVYQNLRQPGGQTTEQTQAPAGLMLGTGVRVVGSEKLFTQGNIEQTGNSLDVAVQGRGFLQVTMPDGSIAYTRDGSLHMDQNGQLVTANGYAVDPAVSIPANAQSITIGSDGTISVSVPGQAATQQIGTVQLADFINPAGLQPNGDNLYLETASSGSPQIGQPGLNGLGTLAQGALESSNVNVVEQMVDMIETQRTYEMNSKAVSAADSMLQFLTNKT, encoded by the coding sequence ATGTTCTCATCCCTGTGGGTAGCCAAGACCGGCCTCGATGCGCAGCAGACGCGCATGGACGTGATCTCGAACAACCTCGCCAACGCCAACACCACCGGCTACAAGAGCGCGCGCGCCTCGTTCCAGGACCTGGTCTACCAGAACCTGCGCCAGCCGGGCGGGCAGACCACCGAGCAGACCCAGGCGCCGGCCGGCCTGATGCTGGGTACCGGCGTGCGCGTGGTCGGCAGCGAAAAGCTGTTCACCCAGGGCAACATCGAGCAGACCGGCAACTCGCTGGACGTGGCCGTGCAGGGCCGCGGCTTCCTGCAGGTGACGATGCCCGACGGCAGCATCGCCTATACCCGCGACGGCTCGCTGCACATGGACCAGAACGGCCAGCTCGTCACCGCCAACGGCTACGCGGTGGATCCCGCGGTGAGCATTCCGGCCAACGCGCAAAGCATCACCATCGGCAGCGACGGCACCATCAGCGTGAGCGTGCCGGGCCAGGCCGCGACGCAGCAGATCGGCACCGTGCAGCTGGCCGACTTCATCAATCCCGCCGGCCTGCAGCCGAACGGCGACAACCTTTATCTGGAAACCGCCTCCAGCGGCTCGCCGCAGATCGGCCAGCCGGGCCTGAACGGCCTGGGCACGCTGGCGCAAGGCGCGCTGGAAAGCTCCAACGTCAACGTGGTGGAGCAGATGGTCGACATGATCGAGACCCAGCGCACCTACGAGATGAACTCCAAGGCGGTGTCCGCCGCCGACTCGATGCTGCAGTTCCTCACCAACAAGACCTGA
- the flgF gene encoding flagellar basal-body rod protein FlgF, whose translation MDRSLYVAMTGATQMMREQSEVAHNLANADTVGFKAQLSAFQPLSVQGPGMPTRINGVAQGLGVDMREGGQVETGRELDVAVQGAGWIAVQGADGSEGYTRAGELRLTPDGLLTDARGNLVLGDGGPISVPQSAQMNIGADGTVSVVPMGQGPETIAAVGRIKLVNPATDQLALGSDGLMHLKNGVTADADPVVTLKSGVLESSNVNPSQTLVQMIQLSRQYELQIRAIHSADENAQSASRLLQMT comes from the coding sequence ATGGATCGTTCGCTCTATGTAGCCATGACCGGCGCCACGCAGATGATGCGCGAGCAGTCGGAGGTGGCGCACAACCTGGCCAACGCCGACACGGTCGGCTTCAAGGCGCAGTTGTCGGCATTCCAGCCGCTGTCGGTGCAGGGCCCGGGCATGCCCACGCGGATCAACGGCGTGGCGCAGGGCCTGGGCGTGGACATGCGCGAGGGCGGCCAGGTCGAGACCGGCCGCGAGCTGGACGTGGCCGTGCAGGGAGCGGGCTGGATCGCGGTGCAGGGCGCCGACGGCAGCGAAGGCTATACGCGTGCCGGCGAGCTGCGGCTGACCCCCGACGGCCTGCTCACCGATGCCCGCGGCAACCTGGTGCTTGGCGACGGCGGCCCGATCAGCGTGCCGCAGAGCGCGCAGATGAACATCGGCGCCGACGGCACGGTTTCCGTGGTGCCGATGGGGCAGGGCCCGGAGACGATCGCCGCGGTCGGCCGCATCAAGCTGGTCAACCCGGCAACCGACCAGCTCGCGCTGGGCAGCGACGGGTTGATGCACCTGAAGAACGGCGTCACGGCGGACGCCGACCCGGTGGTGACGCTGAAGTCCGGCGTGCTCGAGTCCAGCAACGTCAACCCGTCGCAGACGCTGGTGCAGATGATCCAGCTGTCGCGCCAGTACGAATTGCAGATCCGCGCCATCCACAGCGCCGACGAAAACGCGCAGTCGGCTTCGCGCCTGCTGCAGATGACCTGA
- the flgE gene encoding flagellar hook protein FlgE → MPFNIALSGLNAASKDLEVTANNIANTATTGFKGSRAQFAELFNAAGPNLSSSQTGSGVRLTNVAQQFTAGSVETTNNSLDFAISGDGFFTLRDGKGYSYTRAGAFLKDHDGYVTNANGQRLQVFPPAANGSFDNSTMTDLQLLTSQNAAKATSSVQMSLNLPSDAVAPATAFDPVNDPTSFNQSTPFTAYDSLGATHNGTVYFVKDAAANVWDAHLYIDGTSTGAAQQLTFNSSGALVAPANGKLNFPAVSVSPGADPMQLSLDMSKATQFGNAYAASAINPDGYPTGILSSIDVSREGVVQAKYSNGQSTALGQLAMAQFSNEQGLRQLDNTNWAASFDSGTPVMGAAGNGTFGSVQAGALEASNTADLTAQLVNMIKAQRNYQANAQVISTDNQLTQTIINIRN, encoded by the coding sequence ATGCCTTTCAACATTGCCTTGAGCGGTCTCAACGCGGCCTCGAAGGATCTCGAGGTTACCGCCAACAACATCGCCAACACGGCCACCACCGGCTTCAAGGGTTCGCGCGCGCAGTTCGCCGAATTGTTCAACGCGGCCGGACCCAACCTCAGTTCCAGCCAGACCGGCAGCGGCGTGCGGCTGACCAACGTGGCCCAGCAATTTACCGCCGGCAGCGTCGAGACGACCAACAACAGCCTGGATTTCGCCATCAGCGGCGACGGCTTCTTCACCCTGCGCGACGGCAAGGGCTATTCCTATACCCGCGCCGGTGCATTCCTGAAAGACCATGACGGCTACGTGACGAATGCCAACGGCCAGCGCCTGCAGGTGTTCCCGCCTGCCGCGAACGGCAGCTTCGACAACAGCACGATGACCGACCTGCAGTTGCTCACCTCGCAGAACGCCGCCAAGGCGACCAGCTCGGTGCAGATGTCGCTGAACCTGCCGTCCGACGCGGTCGCTCCGGCCACGGCGTTCGATCCGGTCAACGATCCGACCAGCTTCAACCAGTCCACGCCATTCACCGCCTACGACTCCCTCGGCGCCACCCACAACGGCACCGTGTATTTCGTCAAGGACGCGGCTGCCAACGTGTGGGACGCGCACCTGTACATCGACGGCACGTCGACCGGTGCGGCGCAGCAGCTGACCTTCAACAGCAGCGGCGCCCTGGTCGCACCGGCCAACGGCAAGCTGAACTTCCCGGCGGTTTCGGTCAGCCCCGGCGCCGATCCGATGCAGCTCAGCCTGGACATGAGCAAGGCCACCCAGTTCGGCAATGCCTACGCGGCCAGCGCGATCAATCCGGACGGCTATCCGACCGGCATCCTGTCCAGCATCGACGTGTCGCGGGAGGGCGTGGTGCAGGCCAAGTACTCCAATGGCCAGAGCACGGCGCTCGGGCAGCTGGCCATGGCCCAGTTCTCCAACGAACAGGGCCTGCGCCAGCTGGACAACACCAATTGGGCGGCATCGTTCGACTCCGGCACGCCGGTGATGGGAGCCGCCGGCAACGGCACCTTCGGCAGCGTGCAGGCCGGTGCGCTGGAGGCGTCCAACACCGCCGACCTCACCGCACAGCTGGTCAACATGATCAAGGCGCAGCGCAACTACCAGGCCAACGCGCAGGTGATCTCCACCGACAACCAGCTGACCCAGACCATCATCAACATCCGCAACTGA
- a CDS encoding flagellar hook capping FlgD N-terminal domain-containing protein yields MNVSNVGSSAAQAASAGKDKTLSQADFLSLLTQQMRNQDPTKPMDSSQMLSQLAQISQVSATQSLQASFDSLSQSLQGNQLLQASGMVGRNVTVPSAAGQLQASGLDGAVNVPDGGKAVLVQVTDADGNVLRTLNLGTPASGLVAFHWDGKGDDGTALATGTYGLKAQAGNTAVATYVSGKVNGVGMTGSDGTYLDVDGFGGVLLSQVAQIN; encoded by the coding sequence ATGAATGTTTCCAACGTGGGTTCCAGCGCTGCGCAGGCGGCCAGCGCGGGCAAGGACAAGACCCTGAGCCAGGCCGACTTCCTGAGCCTGCTGACGCAGCAGATGCGCAACCAGGATCCGACCAAGCCGATGGATTCGTCGCAGATGCTCAGCCAGCTCGCGCAGATCAGCCAGGTCTCGGCCACGCAATCGCTGCAGGCCTCGTTCGACAGCCTGAGCCAGTCGCTGCAGGGCAATCAGCTGCTGCAGGCCAGCGGCATGGTCGGGCGCAACGTCACCGTGCCCTCGGCGGCGGGCCAGCTGCAGGCCAGCGGCCTGGACGGTGCGGTCAACGTGCCCGACGGCGGCAAGGCGGTGCTGGTGCAGGTCACCGACGCCGACGGCAACGTGCTGCGCACGCTGAACCTGGGCACGCCCGCGTCGGGACTGGTGGCATTCCACTGGGACGGCAAGGGCGACGACGGCACGGCACTGGCAACGGGAACCTACGGTTTGAAGGCGCAGGCCGGCAACACCGCCGTGGCCACCTATGTCAGCGGCAAGGTCAATGGCGTGGGCATGACCGGAAGCGACGGCACCTATCTGGACGTGGACGGTTTTGGTGGGGTCCTGCTGAGTCAGGTCGCGCAGATCAACTGA
- the flgC gene encoding flagellar basal body rod protein FlgC: MSLFSIFNVAGSGMAAQSLRLNTVASNLANADSVATTPEAAYRAREPLFAAVKSRLDGGDAPGEGVQVLGVTESQAAIPSRYEPGNPLADADGYVYSSNVNPVDELVNMISASRSYQNNVEVMNSTRQLMQKTLDLGK; the protein is encoded by the coding sequence ATGTCGCTCTTCTCGATTTTCAACGTGGCCGGTTCCGGCATGGCGGCACAGTCGCTGCGCCTGAACACGGTGGCCAGCAACCTCGCCAATGCCGACAGCGTGGCGACCACGCCGGAAGCGGCCTACCGCGCGCGCGAACCCTTGTTCGCCGCCGTGAAGAGCCGGCTGGACGGCGGCGATGCGCCGGGCGAAGGCGTGCAGGTGCTCGGCGTCACCGAGAGCCAGGCGGCGATACCGAGCCGCTACGAACCCGGCAACCCGCTGGCCGACGCCGACGGTTATGTCTACAGCAGCAACGTCAACCCGGTGGACGAGCTGGTCAACATGATCTCCGCCTCGCGCTCGTACCAGAACAACGTCGAGGTGATGAATTCGACGCGCCAGCTGATGCAGAAGACGCTGGATCTCGGCAAGTGA
- the flgB gene encoding flagellar basal body rod protein FlgB, with product MSLTPDNLFGIHTQALELWQRRTEVLANNLANADTPGYLARDVDFRKVLAAAGGASDKLPLQTTGPGQIGAADQAADGLAYRVPTQPSMDGNTVDAQAEQAAFAANGVHYQASLSFITAQIRMLRTAINGGQG from the coding sequence ATGTCCCTGACCCCTGACAACCTGTTCGGCATACATACCCAGGCACTGGAGCTGTGGCAGCGCCGTACCGAGGTGCTCGCCAACAACCTGGCCAATGCCGACACGCCGGGCTATCTCGCCCGCGACGTCGACTTCCGCAAGGTGCTGGCCGCCGCGGGCGGCGCTTCGGACAAGCTGCCGCTGCAGACGACCGGACCCGGCCAGATCGGCGCAGCCGACCAGGCCGCGGACGGGCTGGCGTACCGCGTGCCGACCCAGCCGAGCATGGACGGCAATACCGTCGACGCGCAGGCCGAACAGGCCGCCTTCGCCGCCAATGGCGTGCACTACCAGGCCAGCCTGTCCTTCATCACCGCACAGATCCGCATGCTGCGCACCGCCATCAACGGAGGCCAGGGCTGA
- a CDS encoding chemotaxis protein, translating to MGGTLLEKVEQHTRLAGHNRVAMLLFRLGDEQLFGINVFKVREVLRRPPLERMPGVHALLAGSCDYRGQTIPVIDLAAALGYAPLRDVESAHLMVTEFSRSVQGFLVADLQRMVQCAGETLVAPPSNLGFGARVNAVTRIDGTLMAVVDVEHVLASIDAAPAELSVQMQRVAGARSLAPRRVMLVDDSLIVRRRLVNLFKQMNIECVVATDGREALDRLLELAAGDPADGVRLVVSDIEMPRLDGYALTRAIREAPGLRQLKVVLHSSLSGIFNEAMVKEVKADCFVAKFQPDLLAQAVLELLPDPAPAD from the coding sequence ATGGGCGGCACGTTGCTGGAAAAAGTGGAGCAGCACACCCGGCTGGCCGGGCACAACCGGGTGGCGATGCTGCTGTTCCGGTTGGGCGACGAGCAGCTGTTCGGCATCAACGTATTCAAGGTGCGCGAGGTTCTGCGCCGGCCGCCGCTGGAGCGCATGCCGGGCGTGCACGCGTTGCTGGCCGGCAGTTGCGACTATCGCGGACAGACCATTCCGGTGATCGACCTGGCCGCCGCGCTGGGTTACGCGCCGCTGCGCGACGTGGAGTCCGCGCACCTGATGGTGACCGAGTTCAGCCGTTCGGTGCAGGGCTTCCTGGTGGCGGACCTGCAGCGCATGGTGCAGTGCGCGGGCGAAACGCTGGTGGCGCCGCCCAGCAACCTGGGCTTCGGCGCGCGGGTCAATGCGGTGACCCGGATCGACGGCACGCTGATGGCGGTCGTCGACGTGGAGCATGTGCTGGCCAGCATCGACGCGGCGCCGGCCGAGCTGTCCGTGCAGATGCAGCGCGTGGCCGGCGCCCGTTCGCTGGCTCCGCGACGGGTGATGCTGGTCGACGATTCGCTGATTGTCCGTCGCCGGCTGGTCAACCTGTTCAAGCAGATGAATATCGAATGCGTGGTGGCGACGGATGGCCGCGAGGCGCTCGACCGCCTGCTGGAACTTGCGGCGGGCGATCCCGCCGATGGGGTCAGGCTGGTCGTGTCGGACATCGAGATGCCGCGGCTGGACGGCTATGCGCTGACCCGTGCGATCCGCGAGGCGCCGGGCCTGCGCCAGCTCAAGGTGGTGCTGCACAGTTCGCTCAGCGGCATCTTCAACGAGGCAATGGTGAAGGAGGTCAAGGCCGACTGCTTCGTCGCCAAGTTCCAGCCGGACCTGCTGGCGCAGGCGGTGCTGGAACTGCTGCCCGATCCGGCGCCGGCGGACTGA
- a CDS encoding methyl-accepting chemotaxis protein — protein MSLIWNQHLTALVEAAAAGDDARVAALRHRYPRAARALAPLLARVASRPPASVALQTVEQQSLVLGAVQQLSREQAALEKAAGEGRSSVDRLTDGSAGISTALQQIGADLDRASQAGQTGEHSVSELDGQLRLLRSALSAMNRNQSKLAEQVAQIRKLTGVVQEIAHQTNLVALNAAIEAARAGEAGRGFAVVADEVKQLAEKTTLTTTEIETVTGSIGDFSLQLDGDVQHGLQQLERAQASVGQSGATLHEGSEVLRTASGRIHKLQQNHDVQHARATAAQAALGALQRRGNEARRQSDSLHRAALLAHRLGLDWLEGESGNDPASLSLTLREAALNLRQAMELALLEPGALDRRWFDTHAIDRSIDRLGALYQGHPASAGLNDSGARLCEQGSRFVTLLCDGQLEQATALSQQMESGREALLGQLGALLADA, from the coding sequence ATGAGCTTGATCTGGAACCAGCACCTCACTGCCCTGGTGGAGGCTGCTGCCGCAGGCGACGACGCCCGGGTCGCCGCGCTGCGACACCGATACCCGCGCGCAGCGCGGGCGCTGGCGCCGCTGCTTGCCCGCGTCGCCAGCCGACCACCCGCCTCCGTGGCCCTGCAGACCGTGGAACAGCAGAGCCTGGTGCTTGGCGCGGTACAACAGCTGTCGCGCGAGCAGGCGGCATTGGAGAAGGCTGCCGGCGAAGGCCGCAGCAGCGTCGATCGTTTGACGGACGGCAGCGCCGGTATCTCGACGGCACTGCAGCAGATCGGTGCCGACCTGGACCGGGCCAGCCAGGCCGGACAGACCGGCGAACACAGCGTCAGCGAGCTCGACGGCCAGTTGCGGCTGCTGCGCAGCGCGCTGTCGGCGATGAACCGCAACCAGAGCAAACTGGCCGAGCAGGTCGCGCAGATCCGCAAGCTGACCGGCGTGGTGCAGGAGATCGCGCACCAGACCAACCTGGTGGCGTTGAACGCGGCGATCGAGGCCGCGCGTGCCGGCGAAGCGGGCCGCGGCTTTGCCGTGGTTGCCGACGAAGTCAAGCAACTGGCGGAAAAAACCACGCTCACCACCACTGAAATCGAGACGGTCACCGGTTCGATCGGCGACTTTTCGCTGCAGCTGGACGGCGACGTGCAGCACGGCCTGCAGCAACTCGAGCGTGCGCAGGCCAGCGTCGGCCAGTCCGGCGCCACCCTGCACGAGGGCAGCGAAGTCCTGCGCACGGCGAGCGGACGCATCCACAAGCTGCAGCAGAACCATGACGTGCAACATGCGCGCGCCACCGCGGCCCAGGCCGCGCTCGGCGCCCTGCAGCGCCGCGGCAACGAGGCGCGCCGCCAGTCCGACTCGCTGCACCGCGCGGCCTTGCTGGCGCACCGGCTGGGGCTGGACTGGCTGGAAGGCGAAAGCGGCAACGACCCGGCCAGCCTCAGCCTGACTTTGCGCGAGGCGGCACTGAACCTGCGCCAGGCGATGGAACTGGCGCTGCTGGAACCGGGCGCACTCGACCGCCGCTGGTTCGACACCCATGCGATCGACCGCAGCATCGACCGGCTGGGCGCCCTGTACCAGGGCCATCCCGCCAGCGCAGGCCTGAACGACAGCGGCGCCCGACTGTGCGAACAGGGCAGCCGCTTCGTCACGCTGCTGTGCGATGGCCAGCTCGAACAGGCCACCGCGTTGTCGCAGCAGATGGAGTCCGGGCGCGAGGCCCTGCTGGGGCAACTCGGCGCCCTGTTGGCGGACGCATGA
- the flgA gene encoding flagellar basal body P-ring formation chaperone FlgA, with translation MKERRGTATGLLAAMLWLGATWSGNAHADGASAATQSLDSVRAAAEQAVREHYALPGSRVVVSSAPLDLRLQLAACREPLRAAIPPYATASSRMTVRVQCPQDGGWTVRVPLKLQLFRSVLVASRPLQRGDGLSAADVRAEERDVTRLGYGYIENLGQAAGRTLARSVARGSVLSPGALGGRRMVRAGDHVEMVARLDGIEVRAAGVAMGSGDNGARLRVRNESSGKVVDAMVSAPGVVVALP, from the coding sequence ATGAAGGAACGCCGCGGCACCGCCACCGGCTTGCTGGCCGCCATGCTGTGGCTCGGCGCAACGTGGTCCGGGAACGCCCACGCCGACGGCGCATCGGCTGCAACGCAATCGCTCGACAGCGTGCGCGCCGCGGCCGAACAGGCCGTGCGCGAGCACTATGCGCTGCCGGGCAGCCGCGTCGTGGTCAGTTCCGCGCCGCTCGACCTGCGCCTGCAACTGGCCGCCTGCCGCGAGCCGCTGCGCGCCGCGATTCCCCCCTATGCGACAGCCTCTTCGCGCATGACGGTCCGGGTACAGTGCCCGCAGGACGGCGGCTGGACCGTGCGGGTGCCGCTGAAGCTGCAGCTGTTCCGCAGCGTGCTGGTGGCCAGCCGGCCGCTGCAGCGCGGCGACGGCTTGAGCGCCGCGGACGTGCGCGCCGAAGAGCGGGACGTCACCCGGCTCGGCTACGGCTATATCGAGAACCTCGGCCAGGCGGCCGGCCGCACGCTGGCCCGCTCGGTGGCCCGCGGCAGCGTGCTCTCGCCCGGCGCCCTGGGCGGCCGGCGCATGGTGCGCGCCGGCGACCACGTGGAAATGGTGGCCCGGCTCGACGGCATCGAGGTGCGCGCGGCCGGCGTGGCGATGGGCAGCGGCGACAACGGCGCCCGGCTGCGGGTGCGCAACGAAAGCTCGGGCAAGGTGGTCGACGCGATGGTCAGCGCCCCTGGCGTGGTGGTGGCGCTGCCATGA
- the flgM gene encoding flagellar biosynthesis anti-sigma factor FlgM produces the protein MNTTIPNNGLPKFTQATGSSGSGPSTTAANPSDAAATAPKADDQVKLTDSALALQEAARTGDTSVIDSQRVERLRQALADGSYKVDAGRIADRMLALEQQLGGTGKA, from the coding sequence ATGAATACAACCATTCCCAACAACGGCTTGCCGAAATTCACGCAGGCCACCGGCAGCTCGGGCAGCGGCCCGTCGACGACGGCCGCCAACCCCTCGGACGCCGCCGCTACCGCGCCCAAGGCCGATGATCAGGTCAAGCTGACCGATTCGGCCCTTGCGTTGCAGGAAGCCGCCCGCACCGGCGACACGTCGGTGATCGATTCGCAGCGGGTGGAGCGGCTGCGCCAGGCGTTGGCCGACGGCAGCTACAAGGTCGATGCCGGACGCATCGCCGACCGCATGCTCGCACTGGAGCAGCAACTCGGCGGCACGGGCAAGGCATGA
- a CDS encoding flagellar protein FlgN, with protein MNRQLQHELDDALGAVLGDMQQAVDQLAQVLEAERSALDSRDFDALDQAGTRKQAIMLQLEQLDAERQQLARERPAVAAASTPLWSKVVQKLQYCHLLNQRNGGVVSQRLGQTRRALAVLTGHAGESELYGRSGELHASLRSQVLAAV; from the coding sequence ATGAACCGGCAACTGCAGCACGAGCTGGACGATGCGCTCGGCGCGGTGCTGGGCGACATGCAGCAGGCGGTCGACCAGCTCGCCCAGGTGCTCGAGGCCGAGCGCTCGGCGCTGGACTCGCGCGACTTCGACGCACTCGATCAAGCAGGCACGCGCAAGCAGGCCATCATGCTGCAACTGGAACAGCTCGATGCCGAGCGCCAGCAGCTGGCGCGCGAACGGCCGGCCGTCGCGGCCGCATCGACGCCGCTCTGGAGCAAGGTCGTGCAGAAACTGCAGTACTGCCACCTTCTCAACCAGCGCAACGGCGGCGTGGTCAGCCAGCGGCTGGGCCAGACGCGCCGGGCGCTGGCCGTGCTGACCGGCCATGCCGGCGAGAGCGAACTGTACGGCCGCTCCGGCGAACTGCATGCCAGCTTGCGCTCGCAGGTACTGGCCGCGGTATGA
- a CDS encoding HDOD domain-containing protein: protein MSNPNASTDALPAGSPGFHGVPTSVPLPVLRVPMLDRERQLFAYEIVFHREPGDEQTLLQCVLSTITDGALTRLVRGNRAFLNMPAELLPEDSDVLLHQPRLGVVLQPQVAADAALMRRLQQMAQRGCQFMLDATGIDLESSLPLEALLQMVQLVRLDASHLTPQRLKEHAEHLHLRGIQVVAGHVNDHPTYERCLELPLEAIQGRYLLIPQPVAVPVLTANRLSMLRLMRVLQESNPGPVELGNIIRDDAVLSYKLLSCVNSAYFALPRQLKSVQQAAIFFGVTRMRNWIDTMSMCGMDDRPPELLRAALIRAHMCEKLASGMPNGHPEMAFTVGLFSLLDTLMCAPMEFLLAHLRLVPEISDALTGRGGPFAPLLKQILAWEAGELTSEHAMPQRIQRMATIYLGATQWADQVYASASGKQATA from the coding sequence ATGAGCAACCCCAACGCCTCCACCGACGCCCTCCCCGCTGGCTCCCCAGGTTTCCATGGCGTGCCGACGTCGGTGCCGCTGCCGGTGCTGCGCGTACCGATGCTCGACCGCGAGCGCCAGCTGTTCGCTTACGAGATCGTGTTCCATCGCGAGCCCGGCGACGAACAGACCCTGCTGCAGTGCGTGCTGTCGACCATCACGGACGGCGCGCTGACCCGGCTGGTGCGCGGCAACCGCGCGTTCCTGAACATGCCGGCCGAGCTGTTGCCGGAGGATTCCGACGTCTTGCTGCACCAGCCGCGCCTTGGCGTGGTGCTGCAGCCGCAGGTGGCCGCCGACGCGGCGCTGATGAGGCGCCTGCAGCAGATGGCGCAGCGCGGCTGCCAGTTCATGCTCGACGCGACCGGCATCGACCTGGAAAGCAGCCTGCCGCTCGAAGCGCTGCTGCAGATGGTGCAGCTGGTGCGGCTGGATGCCAGCCATCTGACCCCGCAGCGGCTGAAAGAACACGCCGAACACCTGCACCTGCGCGGGATCCAGGTGGTTGCCGGCCACGTCAACGACCATCCGACCTACGAACGCTGCCTGGAACTGCCGCTCGAGGCGATCCAGGGGCGCTACCTGCTGATCCCGCAACCGGTGGCGGTGCCCGTGCTTACCGCCAACCGGCTGAGCATGCTGCGCCTGATGCGCGTGCTGCAGGAGAGCAATCCCGGACCGGTGGAACTGGGCAACATCATTCGCGACGACGCGGTGCTCAGCTACAAGCTGCTCAGCTGCGTCAACTCGGCCTACTTCGCGCTGCCGCGGCAACTGAAATCGGTGCAGCAGGCCGCGATCTTCTTCGGCGTCACGCGCATGCGCAACTGGATCGACACCATGTCCATGTGCGGCATGGACGACCGCCCGCCGGAGCTTCTGCGCGCCGCGCTGATCCGCGCCCACATGTGCGAGAAGCTGGCCAGCGGCATGCCCAACGGCCATCCGGAGATGGCCTTCACCGTGGGCCTGTTCTCGCTGCTCGACACCTTGATGTGCGCGCCGATGGAGTTCCTGCTGGCCCACCTGCGGCTGGTGCCGGAAATCAGCGACGCGCTGACCGGCCGCGGCGGCCCGTTCGCGCCATTGCTGAAACAGATCCTCGCCTGGGAAGCCGGCGAGCTGACCAGCGAACACGCCATGCCGCAGCGCATCCAGCGCATGGCCACGATCTACCTGGGGGCGACGCAGTGGGCCGACCAGGTCTATGCCTCGGCCAGCGGAAAGCAGGCCACTGCGTAA
- a CDS encoding TMEM43 family protein — protein MDLRKGIAMRGLVLNVVGALLVLAGIGLVAMTARSLLNYRAVASLHGGEVVDLGANAQPGAGQHGSMVRVVGTPTVVEAPHDPDFNLRVNTTTLVRHVEMFQWREVRVGSSVHYELDWVDHLLDAGHFEDPKGHANPVSFPISGKQFDAGLVQIGGFKLGPVLLHAIPGTQRITPDPGSLPENLAASFSRYQDYLVTSARPGDPRLGDVRVSWNEVPLQELTVVGRIDGDQLVAATDAADGKGYVVQVGDVPVLDIFPDLPIPPEFVSSWRILAVLLASLGAFLLLSAQRDRRDPLLALGLGALVVGVVASVLWLGDDTRTMCAWLALAVLGLVLTGWRLRRAR, from the coding sequence ATGGATTTGCGCAAGGGAATAGCCATGCGGGGGCTGGTGTTGAACGTCGTCGGCGCCTTGCTGGTACTGGCCGGGATCGGCCTGGTGGCGATGACTGCCCGCAGCCTGCTGAATTACCGCGCGGTGGCCAGCCTGCATGGCGGCGAGGTGGTCGACCTGGGGGCGAATGCGCAACCGGGGGCCGGCCAGCACGGCTCCATGGTGCGCGTGGTCGGCACGCCGACCGTGGTGGAGGCGCCGCACGATCCGGATTTCAACCTGCGGGTGAACACCACGACGCTGGTGCGCCACGTGGAGATGTTCCAGTGGCGCGAGGTGCGCGTCGGCAGCAGCGTGCATTACGAACTGGACTGGGTCGACCACCTGCTCGACGCCGGCCACTTCGAGGATCCGAAGGGGCACGCGAACCCGGTCAGCTTCCCGATCAGCGGCAAGCAGTTCGACGCCGGCCTGGTGCAGATCGGCGGATTCAAGCTGGGGCCCGTGCTGCTGCACGCGATACCGGGTACGCAGCGGATCACGCCGGATCCCGGCTCCTTGCCGGAGAACCTGGCGGCCAGTTTCAGCCGCTACCAGGATTATCTGGTGACCAGCGCGCGACCGGGCGACCCGCGGCTGGGCGACGTGCGGGTGAGCTGGAACGAGGTGCCCCTGCAGGAGCTGACCGTCGTCGGGCGCATCGACGGCGACCAGTTGGTGGCGGCCACCGATGCCGCCGACGGCAAGGGCTACGTCGTGCAGGTCGGCGACGTGCCGGTGCTGGACATTTTTCCGGATTTGCCGATCCCGCCCGAGTTCGTGTCGAGCTGGCGGATCCTGGCCGTGCTGCTGGCGTCGCTGGGTGCGTTCCTGCTGCTCTCGGCCCAGCGCGACCGGCGCGATCCGCTGCTGGCCCTTGGCCTGGGCGCGCTGGTCGTGGGCGTCGTGGCCAGCGTGCTCTGGCTCGGCGACGATACGCGGACCATGTGCGCCTGGTTGGCGCTGGCGGTGCTCGGCCTGGTGCTCACCGGATGGCGGCTGCGCCGCGCGCGCTGA